TAGCCCTTCACGAGAGCGGGCCGTAGACATcgccggtggaggtgttgacAAAATGTGCTCATCTGTGAGAGGTATGGCATTCGGCCGTTTGAAAAAACGGTGTGTAAGGAATACACGAATACATGATCTCGCAGGAGCTCTCATCGACGAGGTGCGAGAGGTCCAAAGCTGCTTGTTCAGCGTCAGGTCCGGGTTATCGTTGCTCAGTTGCCATGTGACGGAACCGCTACCGAACAGGCCGAGACAACTGCGTCATTTGCGACAGGCTGTGGTTAGTAACTCTCAAGTCGGGCACCTTGGATTTACCCAACGTGAGGTTCGTGTCGACTTCGAAAATAGGTAAATAATTTGTAAGAAATGATAACGAGGGGCGCTTCAAGAATTGGTGCCTGTGCCTGTGCCTGTCAATCATTCCCGTCACGTGATAGCGAGGTGATTTATCGCGGGGTTTATCGATCTGCCAAGAGATCGGataaccaccaaccccagcccaAGCTCTCAATTGTAGATCGCATCTTTGTCTCCCATTCACACCAAAACCCGACGCGACATCTTGCCTCCCAGACGcgacatcttcttctcgtcccaCAACATAATCATAATGTCCTTGATATCAACCCACCTCGCCCAAATCGCCCTCTCCTGCGAAGGCATAGACAGCCTCCCGTAAGTCCCCTCTcccaaagtaaacaaagcTGGAAACCCCCCAACCTTTCTCTAACCGCCCTCCAGTTTCCCCACCGAAAATCTTCACcaacgccctcctctccaacccagacatcacctccctcatccgcGACACCGAAGCCCACGAACGcgccctcttctccgtccccgcacccccaccaccaccaaccaccaccccccatcccgaGCAACCTAAACCTTCCAACCGCAGGCAAACAGTCTTCAACGTCGCCGCCGGAGAAGTCACCACCGGACCAGcacccaactcctccacccgccgatccaccgccgtcgccgccgttTTGGGCGGTGATCTCCACGCGCATCTGACCCGTAGACACAAGGAAGGCGAGGCCGACATTGAACTACTACTACAAGGTGCCGAGAAGCTTTGTGGTGTCTATGCCTTACCTGGAGCGCTGGAGAGGATACCGCAACTAAGAAGAAAGTGGGAGATGCAAGGGCATACGCTCGCATATTACGAGCAAAAGGTCGCCGAGCAACAAGTGCAATTGCAGGCCATGAATCAACGAAACGAAtgggatgaggacgaggaaatGGAGcatgtggaggaggaaaagggggattACATCACAGAGGAGGATTTGCGGcgggacgaggaggagctgaggaaattggagaggaagaggcgggagCTGCAGGCCAAGTTGAAGAGCTTGGAAGGTGATATTGGGGGTTTGATGGATATTTGAGCAATGATTGCGCTATATTCTCATGCGAACAAGGGACTCTTAGGTTGACAAGAGAGGTTCTATGCGGGATGATCGGCAGGGGTACGTTCAAACTAGCAGCTTACTCCTTCGGAAGAAGCGCTGAcagcaggagcagaagcCTTTATCCTCTTCAGAACCTCGACCAACTTCTCGGGATCTTGGGCGCCTTCCACTCTGTACTTTCCATTGATGGTGAAATTGGGCACTCCGGACACTCCATCCCGGTacgcctcctcaacctccttgtCGACTTCGGGTCCGCCCCTGCCCTCATCGAGCCAGGATTCGACCTCAGCCTTGTCCAACCCTCCCTTCTCGCCGGCGGCGATCAGAACGTCATGGGAAGTGatgtctccatcttcctcgaaATGCAGCTTGAAAAGCGCAGAGATAACACTGTTTTCGAGCTCGTTCGACTTTGTCTTTGCCAGCTGAACCAGCCGGTGGGCGTCACGGGTGTTTCCGATCCTGGCCTTGAACGAGAAGTTGATGCCCTCGGCTTCGCCGAAGCGCTTGAGCATCATGGTGGACATGGCCAGGCGGTTGGGATCGCCGAATTTCTTGAGGAGGTGCTCATCGCGGTCAACCgaggttttggggagggaagggtcGAGGTAGAAGGGGTGCCAGTGGATTTTGAAAGTGTCGGAGCTGGCGTTGGGAACGGAGGCTTTGTAGAGGTTGATGGCGCGTTCGAGGCGCTTTTTGCCTAGATAACActgggttgaggggggcgggggaaggGTTAGAGGCGCTTGCATGGAGACCATGTTGGTGactgtggaggtggtggtcatggCATTTGTGTAGGGCTGAAAGACGTACCCATGGGCATATGGCGTCGGAGACGATTTTGATGTCGAAGGCCGTCattttgttggaggtgagTGGACAATCACAGGTGTTTTGTAAAAAATGCAGGCATCAAATTTGGGGATGAGGTTTATGTGAGGAAAAGTGATGATGCCATCGCTGTCTTAAATTTGGAGGTTATCACCCCCTCACCTAATGGCTGACAAATCCGGATGTGGGTGGCAATTCAGTGAAGGAAGTCTCGACTGGCTGTTCTTTAAGTTAAATAGATATCTTTCTCAAAAGTGAAGCTGACCATAACCACGATATCCTCAATCAAGGCAACGACAACAAAGTTGACGGACGACAGCAAGTGTTGACGTCGGAGACGGAGTCTCGGTGCTCAGCCCGTTCCATGTTCCAATCCAgttggaggggctggagCAGAAGCGGGCTCCATAGTAAGCGCGTTGCCCGTCGCGATTCCTTAACAAGAAAGTGTTAAGATtcaaggggaaggaagaagggaagcAAGCGTTGGTCTTTTTGAAGGGGGTGACGCAGCTCTCTTCTGGGTTCTGTCAAAACagagaggttggggaagcAAGCCCTCAACTGTGAAAAAGCAGCCAACAATGCGTCACCAGGTGGGACATCTTCCCACTTTACGCGGCGCATAACCCCTGTCTCTAGGCCTTTGCCAAGAGCCGCAAAGCCAGCTCAGCGCCCGcaccgcaacaccacccatGTCTAGCTTTTTGCCCGGACAACGGATCCAATGTAAATAAAGTGCGGTGGTTGGGCAACAGGGGACGGGGCCAGACACACCAACGACTGGTGAGAGCAGCAGTTGGAGCAGACAGACAAGAAAgcgagaaagaagagagagcgagagaaaATGCAGATGGCTAGCAGCAACATCGTCGTCTCTTGATTTTTGGCCTTGttccatcttttttttttcttccccggATATCATCCGCTCTTTAACTTGTCCCGTCTCAGAATATACCCTCACTAGTTAGCTGCCCATACCAGCCACCGGCATTTCTGCGATTTTGCGCAAAGcaacatcccatcccacccccccaatccccaccTTGTAAGTTGCGTTTTCCAGCCTCCATTCTTGTCTTGTTGGTGAAAgcacacaccacacccacAGCTTTGGGACCTGCAGAATTCCTGACGGTTTTCCCGCCCTTGCATTCTCCTCTCTCAGTCTGTTGCTCTAACAACTCgatctcttttttttgcttccCACAGTATCACAGACATACACGCCAGTGCAAGTCGTGCAGATTTTCAAGGGTCTGCCCCGTACATACTACTGGAGTAGTAGTCCCGTCGTCCCACTTCATTACTCAATTATACTGCAGGTGGTGTAGTCTACctgttgtttgttgtgtgtgttgtgtgagaagagagagagagagagagtacCTTGCGGGTCACACTACGAACGAGTGGCATTCCTGGCGAACTACATCGTCGACGACGATCTATCCGAGACCTACCAAAGAACAATAGGCGCCACTTACATTCCAACTCCGACAAAAACCAGACtacactcctcctcctcctcctcctcctcctcctcctcctcctccaaccgtCACTCCGGGCGTGTGTTCCTACCGTCGGAGGGCGGGTGTGTGTGGGTTTTATTCTTTGTGAGTGAAAGGGAAGTGTGTGTTGGACGTATAAAAAAAACATGGCGACAAGAGTACAATTAGGATGGTACCGTAAGTCTTTTAACCTCAACCAACCGGGCGCATGACCTACCTTTTGCGCTCTCACGGAGAGGAATGCCTAGCTGACTTCTCTCCCTCAAACCACCAGGATGGGTACCATTCCTCGGCTACCACCACGTGCTGATGATCCTCATCGCCGTGACGATAATcctgctctccctcctcctagcaggctgctcctcctcctcccccctcatccccgacatcttcctcctctccatctatTACGAAAAATATACGGCCGTCCCCGACACGGCCCAGGTCGACTACCGCGTCTCGGAGGCGATCTCCAACATTGTCGGCGACGCCAGCCTCCAGGCCAGGGTCGGCTACTTTGGCATCTGCATCTCGACCGACGGCGGGAGCTGGCTGTGCTCCAACAATGCGACCTCGCTGGCGAACGAGATCTCGGTGGAGCAGGACCCGCTGAACCTGATTTGGCTGTCGGCGCAGTTTAAGGATATGATTGTTTTTCCCTATCTCTTGTAAgtttcttctctctctctctctctctctctctctccctgttttgtttgtgtgtgCTGACGGATTGGGGGGTTAggatcatcgccatcatcttcgCCTTCATCTGCCTCCTCCTACTGGCTACCTTTCCCGGCTGgcacgaggaggaagattcCGAGGGTTCAGAAAGAGAAGTCAAGCCTTTTCCCTCGAGACCGGTCAGCCAAGTCGCGCTGGCGATTATCTTTATTGCGTCGATTTTTGTGCTGGTTAGTGTGCTGTGGCAGCACACCGCGTCTGTGGCGGCGAGTATTATCGCGCAGGATTTCGGGAACGGGTCGGTGCtggcgggggttgggtcgagtgccatggtgatggggtggtttAGTTTTACGTTGTTGATTATTGTTACGATTGGGTTGTTGGTCATGATATTGAGCATGGCGGTTCTGTCAGATATTATGGcttgaggggaagggggttatGAATTTATGTtgggaagggatggggataagggggaggaggattaaGTACATATTTTTACGACAaacggcgacgacgacaacctccGACGGCAAATgatacccaccaccaccaccaccaccaccaccaccaccaccaccactaccacatACCTAACTATGATTTCTGAATC
The sequence above is a segment of the Podospora pseudoanserina strain CBS 124.78 chromosome 5, whole genome shotgun sequence genome. Coding sequences within it:
- a CDS encoding hypothetical protein (EggNog:ENOG503NY9M; COG:Q), producing the protein MTAFDIKIVSDAICPWCYLGKKRLERAINLYKASVPNASSDTFKIHWHPFYLDPSLPKTSVDRDEHLLKKFGDPNRLAMSTMMLKRFGEAEGINFSFKARIGNTRDAHRLVQLAKTKSNELENSVISALFKLHFEEDGDITSHDVLIAAGEKGGLDKAEVESWLDEGRGGPEVDKEVEEAYRDGVSGVPNFTINGKYRVEGAQDPEKLVEVLKRIKASAPAVSASSEGVSC
- a CDS encoding hypothetical protein (EggNog:ENOG503P29U; COG:S), whose amino-acid sequence is MSLISTHLAQIALSCEGIDSLPPLSQISPPKIFTNALLSNPDITSLIRDTEAHERALFSVPAPPPPPTTTPHPEQPKPSNRRQTVFNVAAGEVTTGPAPNSSTRRSTAVAAVLGGDLHAHLTRRHKEGEADIELLLQGAEKLCGVYALPGALERIPQLRRKWEMQGHTLAYYEQKVAEQQVQLQAMNQRNEWDEDEEMEHVEEEKGDYITEEDLRRDEEELRKLERKRRELQAKLKSLEGDIGGLMDI
- a CDS encoding hypothetical protein (EggNog:ENOG503NZZ8; COG:S), with amino-acid sequence MATRVQLGWYRWVPFLGYHHVLMILIAVTIILLSLLLAGCSSSSPLIPDIFLLSIYYEKYTAVPDTAQVDYRVSEAISNIVGDASLQARVGYFGICISTDGGSWLCSNNATSLANEISVEQDPLNLIWLSAQFKDMIVFPYLLIIAIIFAFICLLLLATFPGWHEEEDSEGSEREVKPFPSRPVSQVALAIIFIASIFVLVSVLWQHTASVAASIIAQDFGNGSVLAGVGSSAMVMGWFSFTLLIIVTIGLLVMILSMAVLSDIMA